In Treponema vincentii, a single window of DNA contains:
- the era gene encoding GTPase Era, with protein MRSGVVCIIGRPSAGKSTFLNSVCGETVSIVSALPQTTRSSVRGILTAELGQIIFLDTPGYHISEKKINRRMQLIAENRLQEADAILYLIDAARPFGEEELAICALLKNKQDRLIVGINKIDSPAAGPGQTRLSVMQALPDLPQERIFELSAQEKTGLEPVLAALFSLLPEGELLYPEDFYTDQPVDFRIAEIIRGQAISRLYEEIPHALYVDIQDMEMKKNGKELFVRAFLCVERDSQKAMVIGKGAAMIKAIRVESQKELRKIFPYRVQLDLQVRVDKNWRQKDRVLQSVLQE; from the coding sequence ATGCGGAGCGGCGTTGTCTGTATTATCGGACGCCCCTCCGCCGGAAAGTCAACATTTCTAAATAGTGTTTGCGGTGAAACGGTATCGATTGTTTCCGCGCTGCCGCAGACGACGCGCAGCTCCGTCCGCGGTATCCTTACGGCGGAGCTGGGGCAGATTATCTTTCTTGATACGCCCGGTTATCATATCAGTGAAAAAAAAATAAACCGCCGTATGCAGCTCATTGCGGAAAACCGTCTCCAAGAGGCGGATGCTATCTTGTATCTTATCGATGCAGCGCGTCCGTTCGGCGAAGAAGAGCTGGCTATCTGCGCATTGCTGAAAAATAAACAAGACCGCTTGATTGTCGGTATTAATAAAATCGACAGTCCAGCCGCGGGTCCGGGGCAAACCCGCCTGAGTGTGATGCAGGCCTTACCCGATTTACCGCAAGAGCGGATATTTGAGCTGTCTGCGCAGGAAAAAACGGGACTAGAGCCCGTGCTTGCCGCACTGTTTTCCCTTTTGCCGGAAGGTGAACTTTTGTATCCCGAAGACTTTTATACCGACCAGCCGGTGGATTTCCGTATTGCCGAAATTATCCGCGGACAGGCAATCAGCCGCCTCTACGAAGAAATCCCCCATGCGCTGTATGTTGATATTCAGGATATGGAGATGAAAAAGAACGGAAAGGAGCTTTTTGTCCGTGCCTTTCTGTGCGTAGAACGAGACAGTCAAAAGGCGATGGTTATCGGGAAAGGCGCGGCGATGATTAAAGCAATCAGGGTGGAATCCCAAAAAGAGCTGCGTAAAATTTTTCCGTATCGAGTACAGCTTGATTTACAGGTGCGCGTCGATAAAAATTGGCGCCAAAAAGACCGGGTGCTGCAATCCGTATTGCAGGAATAG